A genome region from Aliivibrio salmonicida LFI1238 includes the following:
- the iscR gene encoding Fe-S cluster assembly transcriptional regulator IscR, translating into MKLTSKGRYAVTAMLDVALHAQEGPVPLADISERQGISLSYLEQLFSKLRKAGLVASVRGPGGGYRLGLKPDEIAVGMVISAVDESVDATKCHGKEGCQGGTRCLTHTLWRDLSSRISSFLDGISLGELMVDNEVQQVSDRQNIDAALNNGLVTNSKLTNSVGVNVRF; encoded by the coding sequence ATGAAATTAACTTCGAAAGGAAGGTATGCAGTAACGGCAATGCTTGATGTTGCACTGCATGCTCAAGAAGGGCCTGTGCCACTTGCCGATATATCGGAACGACAGGGAATTTCATTATCTTATCTTGAACAATTATTCTCTAAATTACGCAAAGCTGGTTTAGTTGCTAGTGTTCGAGGTCCAGGTGGTGGTTATCGCTTAGGATTAAAACCAGATGAAATTGCGGTTGGAATGGTTATTTCGGCGGTTGATGAATCGGTTGATGCAACTAAGTGCCATGGTAAAGAAGGTTGTCAAGGTGGCACGCGTTGTTTAACGCACACATTGTGGCGTGATTTAAGTTCACGTATCAGTAGCTTCTTAGATGGTATAAGCCTTGGTGAGTTGATGGTTGATAATGAAGTTCAACAAGTATCAGATCGACAAAACATCGATGCAGCCTTAAATAATGGGTTAGTAACGAATTCAAAATTAACAAATTCTGTGGGTGTTAATGTCCGCTTTTGA
- a CDS encoding IscS subfamily cysteine desulfurase: protein MKLPIYFDYSATCPVDKRVADKMVQHMTMDGCFGNPASRSHRYGWQAEEAVDTARDNIAALLNADPREIVFTSGATESDNLAIKGAAHFYHKKGKHVITCKTEHKAVLDPCRQLEREGYEVTYLDPESNGLVDFAKLEAAMREDTVLVSIMHVNNEIGVIQDITAIGELCRSRKIVFHVDAAQSAGKIPLDVQEVKVDLISLSAHKMYGPKGIGALYVRRKPRIRLEAQMHGGGHERGFRSGTLATHQIVGMGEACRIAKEEMQKDYDHCLAMRDRLLDGVKDMEAVHINGDLDQRVPHNLNISFEFVEGESLLMALKDLAVSSGSACTSASLEPSYVLRALGLNDELAHSSIRFSFGRYTTAEDIDHAITQISQAVNKLRDMSPLWDMYKEGIDLNTVEWAHH from the coding sequence ATGAAACTGCCAATTTACTTTGATTATTCGGCGACTTGTCCTGTTGATAAGCGCGTAGCCGATAAAATGGTTCAACATATGACTATGGATGGATGCTTTGGTAACCCAGCATCACGTTCACACCGTTACGGATGGCAGGCTGAAGAAGCAGTAGATACTGCTCGTGACAATATTGCTGCTTTATTAAATGCCGATCCACGTGAGATCGTATTTACATCAGGCGCTACAGAATCAGATAACCTTGCAATTAAAGGTGCTGCGCATTTCTATCATAAGAAAGGTAAGCACGTAATTACATGTAAAACTGAGCATAAAGCGGTTCTTGATCCATGTCGTCAACTTGAGCGCGAAGGCTATGAAGTGACGTACTTAGATCCAGAATCAAATGGTTTGGTTGATTTCGCTAAATTAGAAGCAGCAATGCGTGAAGACACGGTTCTTGTTTCTATTATGCACGTAAATAATGAAATTGGTGTGATTCAAGATATCACGGCAATCGGTGAACTTTGTCGTTCACGTAAAATTGTTTTCCATGTAGATGCGGCGCAATCAGCGGGTAAAATCCCACTTGATGTACAAGAAGTGAAAGTAGATTTAATCTCACTTTCTGCTCATAAAATGTATGGCCCTAAAGGCATTGGTGCATTGTACGTTCGTCGTAAACCACGTATTCGTTTAGAAGCACAAATGCACGGTGGTGGCCACGAACGAGGTTTCCGTTCTGGTACATTAGCAACTCACCAAATTGTTGGTATGGGTGAAGCCTGTCGTATTGCAAAAGAAGAGATGCAAAAAGATTACGACCATTGCCTAGCAATGCGTGATCGTCTTCTTGATGGTGTTAAAGATATGGAAGCGGTACACATTAATGGTGATTTAGACCAACGTGTACCACATAACTTAAACATCAGCTTTGAGTTTGTTGAAGGTGAATCATTGCTAATGGCATTGAAAGATCTTGCTGTTTCTTCTGGTTCAGCATGTACTTCAGCGAGTCTTGAACCATCGTATGTATTGCGTGCATTAGGCTTGAATGATGAATTAGCACACAGTTCAATTCGTTTCTCTTTTGGTCGTTATACAACGGCAGAAGACATTGATCATGCAATTACACAAATTAGCCAGGCAGTAAATAAACTGCGTGATATGTCTCCGTTATGGGATATGTACAAAGAAGGCATCGACTTAAACACGGTTGAGTGGGCACACCACTAA
- the iscU gene encoding Fe-S cluster assembly scaffold IscU, which translates to MAYSEKVIDHYENPRNVGSFEKDDPSVGSGMVGAPACGDVMKLQIKVSPEGIIEDAKFKTYGCGSAIASSSLVTEWVKGKTLDEAAALKNAEIAEELELPPVKVHCSILAEDAIKAAVLDYRNKH; encoded by the coding sequence ATGGCTTATAGCGAAAAAGTAATCGATCACTACGAAAACCCACGTAACGTAGGTTCATTTGAAAAAGATGATCCATCAGTTGGTAGCGGCATGGTTGGTGCTCCAGCGTGTGGTGACGTAATGAAATTGCAAATCAAAGTGTCTCCAGAAGGCATTATTGAAGATGCAAAATTCAAAACATACGGTTGCGGTTCTGCAATTGCGTCAAGCTCATTAGTAACTGAATGGGTTAAAGGTAAAACTCTTGACGAAGCTGCTGCATTGAAAAATGCTGAAATTGCAGAAGAGCTAGAATTACCACCAGTAAAAGTTCACTGTTCAATCTTAGCGGAAGATGCAATTAAAGCAGCGGTACTTGATTACCGTAATAAGCACTAA
- the iscA gene encoding iron-sulfur cluster assembly protein IscA, with amino-acid sequence MAISVTEAAASRVQTFLENRGKGIGLRLGVRTSGCSGMAYILEFVDDLNEEDEVFEKFGVKIIIDPKSLAYMDGTELDFAKEGLNEGFKFNNPNVKSECGCGESFNV; translated from the coding sequence ATGGCCATTTCAGTAACCGAAGCAGCAGCAAGCCGTGTTCAAACATTTCTTGAAAACCGAGGAAAAGGCATTGGTCTACGTTTAGGCGTAAGAACCTCTGGTTGCTCTGGTATGGCGTATATTCTTGAGTTTGTTGATGATCTAAATGAAGAAGACGAAGTCTTTGAAAAGTTTGGTGTAAAAATCATCATCGATCCAAAAAGTTTAGCTTATATGGATGGCACTGAATTAGACTTTGCCAAAGAAGGTCTAAATGAAGGCTTCAAGTTCAACAACCCTAACGTAAAAAGTGAATGTGGGTGTGGTGAAAGCTTCAACGTATAG
- the hscB gene encoding co-chaperone HscB, which translates to MNHFELFGLPNQFELDGGLLSAQFLELQKRFHPDNFATSSERDRLLSVQKAAQINDAYQTLKNPVTRAEYILSEQGHDIRGEQTTMQDPMFLMQQMELREDLEDLLSSSDPESALFDFSENVSAMRKTQLAELKQQLESELWQEAAQSVRKLKFIDKLNQEVEKLEDKLLG; encoded by the coding sequence ATGAATCATTTTGAATTATTTGGGCTACCAAACCAGTTTGAACTGGATGGTGGCCTTCTTTCTGCTCAGTTCCTTGAATTGCAGAAACGATTCCACCCCGACAATTTCGCGACCTCTTCAGAGCGTGACCGCTTGCTTTCCGTTCAAAAAGCGGCACAAATCAACGACGCTTATCAAACGCTTAAAAATCCAGTCACTCGTGCAGAGTATATATTATCAGAGCAAGGACATGACATTCGTGGTGAACAAACCACAATGCAAGATCCTATGTTTCTAATGCAACAGATGGAGTTACGAGAAGATCTCGAAGACTTGCTATCAAGTTCAGATCCTGAAAGTGCACTGTTTGATTTTTCAGAAAATGTTTCTGCAATGCGTAAAACTCAATTAGCTGAATTAAAGCAGCAATTAGAATCAGAGTTATGGCAAGAAGCGGCACAAAGCGTTCGTAAACTTAAGTTTATTGATAAGCTAAACCAAGAAGTCGAAAAGTTAGAAGATAAATTATTAGGTTAA
- the hscA gene encoding Fe-S protein assembly chaperone HscA, translated as MAFLQISEPGQSAAPHQHKLAVGIDLGTTNSLVASVRSGEANTLPDMKGNVILPSVVQYQDDKICVGANAYQSAASDPQNTIISVKRLMGRSLKDIQTRYPDLPYQFTESDNGLPVIHTTQGDVNPIQVSAEILKSLSNRAEVTLGGSLEGVVITVPAYFDDAQRAGTKDAATLAGLNVLRLLNEPTAAAIAYGLDSGQEGIIAVYDLGGGTFDISILRLSKGVFEVLATGGDSALGGDDFDHVLSQWIKDQAEITTALSNQEQRELLTLATETKVALSDADSVTVSFKEWSGTITADIFNQLIQSLVKKTLMACRRALKDADISSEDVMEVVMVGGSTRTPIVRRSVGDYFAKTPLTSIDPDQVVAIGAAIQADILVGNKPDTEMLLLDVIPLSLGIETMGGLVEKIIPRNTTIPVAKAQEFTTFKDGQTGMMVHVVQGEREMVEDGRSLARFSLKGIPPMTAGAAHIRVTYQVDADGLLSVTAMEKSTGVQSHIQVKPSYGLSDNEVATMLKDSMTYAKDDMKARALAEQQVEADRVIEGLVVALNNDGDALLSKEEQTVILQAVEALITVRKGTDTQAIEDGIKHADEASQEFAARRMDASIRAALAGQSIDEV; from the coding sequence ATGGCATTTCTACAAATTTCTGAACCTGGACAAAGTGCTGCACCGCATCAACATAAGTTAGCGGTTGGCATTGATTTAGGAACCACTAACTCGCTGGTAGCCTCTGTTAGAAGTGGTGAAGCGAATACATTGCCTGATATGAAAGGTAACGTGATTCTTCCATCTGTAGTGCAATATCAAGATGATAAAATTTGTGTAGGTGCTAATGCTTACCAATCGGCTGCTTCTGATCCTCAAAATACCATTATTTCAGTAAAGCGTTTAATGGGTCGTTCATTGAAAGACATTCAGACTCGTTATCCTGATTTACCGTATCAATTTACGGAAAGCGATAATGGGTTACCTGTTATCCATACTACTCAGGGTGATGTTAACCCAATTCAAGTTTCTGCTGAAATTTTAAAATCATTATCCAATCGCGCAGAAGTCACTTTAGGTGGCAGTCTTGAAGGTGTCGTAATTACGGTTCCTGCCTATTTTGACGATGCTCAACGAGCAGGAACAAAAGACGCAGCAACACTTGCGGGTTTAAATGTTCTACGTTTATTAAATGAACCAACGGCCGCAGCGATTGCTTATGGTCTTGATTCTGGTCAAGAAGGTATTATTGCGGTTTATGACCTTGGTGGTGGTACGTTTGATATTTCAATATTACGTTTATCAAAAGGCGTATTTGAAGTACTAGCTACAGGGGGCGACTCAGCACTCGGTGGTGATGATTTTGACCATGTACTATCCCAATGGATTAAAGATCAAGCAGAAATTACGACGGCACTTTCTAATCAAGAACAACGTGAGCTTTTGACATTAGCAACAGAAACCAAAGTAGCATTGTCAGATGCCGATTCAGTCACGGTTTCTTTTAAAGAATGGTCAGGCACGATTACGGCTGATATCTTTAATCAATTAATTCAATCATTAGTAAAGAAAACACTAATGGCGTGCCGCCGTGCTCTTAAAGATGCCGATATTAGTTCTGAAGACGTAATGGAAGTGGTCATGGTTGGTGGTTCAACAAGAACTCCTATCGTTCGACGTTCTGTTGGTGATTATTTTGCTAAAACACCATTAACCAGTATCGATCCTGATCAAGTGGTTGCTATTGGCGCAGCCATTCAAGCGGATATTTTAGTGGGAAATAAACCAGACACAGAAATGTTATTACTCGATGTAATTCCACTGTCTCTGGGTATTGAAACCATGGGGGGATTAGTTGAAAAAATTATCCCTCGTAATACCACGATCCCAGTAGCTAAAGCACAAGAATTTACGACTTTTAAAGACGGTCAAACAGGCATGATGGTTCATGTTGTTCAAGGTGAGCGTGAAATGGTAGAAGATGGGCGCTCATTAGCGCGCTTCTCATTGAAAGGCATTCCTCCAATGACCGCTGGTGCTGCACATATTCGAGTGACTTACCAAGTGGATGCCGATGGTCTTTTATCTGTTACGGCAATGGAAAAAAGCACCGGTGTTCAATCTCATATTCAAGTTAAGCCATCTTATGGCTTGAGTGATAATGAAGTCGCTACAATGTTAAAAGATTCTATGACCTATGCAAAAGATGATATGAAAGCACGAGCACTGGCTGAGCAACAAGTTGAGGCCGATCGTGTTATCGAAGGATTAGTCGTAGCGTTAAATAACGATGGTGATGCATTGTTATCGAAAGAAGAACAAACAGTAATATTACAAGCAGTTGAAGCGTTAATTACGGTACGTAAAGGTACTGATACGCAAGCAATTGAAGACGGAATTAAACACGCTGATGAAGCAAGCCAAGAGTTTGCAGCGCGTCGAATGGATGCCTCTATTCGTGCCGCATTAGCTGGTCAATCTATTGATGAGGTATAG
- the fdx gene encoding ISC system 2Fe-2S type ferredoxin, which translates to MPKIIVLPHSELCPDGAVLEANEGDTVLDVALKNGIAIEHACEKSCACTTCHIVIREGFDSLEESDELEDDMLDKAWGLEPESRLGCQARMAKQDLVVEIPKYTLNLASEEH; encoded by the coding sequence ATGCCAAAGATAATTGTTCTACCACACAGTGAATTATGTCCTGACGGCGCAGTGCTTGAAGCGAATGAAGGCGATACCGTTTTAGATGTTGCATTAAAAAATGGTATTGCTATTGAGCATGCATGTGAAAAATCATGTGCCTGTACAACGTGCCACATTGTTATTCGTGAAGGGTTTGATTCATTAGAAGAAAGTGATGAGCTTGAAGATGACATGCTAGATAAAGCATGGGGTCTAGAGCCTGAATCTCGTTTAGGTTGCCAAGCAAGAATGGCAAAACAAGATTTAGTGGTAGAAATTCCAAAATATACACTAAACTTAGCATCAGAAGAGCATTAA
- the iscX gene encoding Fe-S cluster assembly protein IscX yields the protein MSLKWIDSQDIAIELVEKYPEVDPKTVRFTDLLEWILELDDFDDDPKHSGEKVLEAIILCWMDEWD from the coding sequence ATGAGCTTAAAATGGATAGATTCTCAAGATATTGCGATTGAATTAGTAGAAAAATACCCAGAAGTTGACCCTAAAACGGTTCGCTTTACGGATTTACTTGAGTGGATATTGGAATTGGATGATTTTGATGACGATCCAAAGCACTCTGGAGAGAAGGTATTAGAAGCTATCATTCTTTGTTGGATGGATGAGTGGGATTAG
- the pepB gene encoding aminopeptidase PepB, which yields MSQKMTVQLSNTKALAHWGNNALLSFTTEGAVIHNTDNDVYSTVQRAARKLNTQGIVDVALDGASWDLESIWSFIQGFRGSKSNNDIAWNSLSDHDEKELNARILTTNWTRDIINKTAEEVAPRQLASMAAEFIKSVAPEGTVKAKIVKDKDLLTEGWTGTYAVGRGSERTSAMLQLDYNPTGDENTPVYACLVGKGITFDSGGYSIKPSGGMASMKADMGGAALVTAGLAMSILRGLDKRVKLILCCAENMISGRALKLGDIITYKNGKTVEILNTDAEGRLVLADGLQFASEQTPELIIDCATLTGSAKMAVGNDFHSLLSFDEKLSQQALISAQEENEGLWRLPLMEFHREMLPSNFADLANIGSGAYSPGASTAAGFLSYFVDDYKKGWLHMDCSATYRTAPSDKWSAGATGVGVRTLANILTK from the coding sequence ATGTCACAGAAGATGACAGTACAACTTTCAAATACAAAAGCTCTTGCTCATTGGGGGAATAACGCACTGCTTTCATTTACCACAGAAGGCGCCGTCATTCATAATACTGACAATGATGTATACAGTACGGTTCAACGTGCTGCACGAAAGTTAAATACTCAAGGTATTGTTGATGTAGCTTTGGATGGCGCGTCATGGGATCTCGAATCTATTTGGTCTTTTATTCAAGGCTTCCGTGGTTCGAAAAGTAATAATGATATCGCTTGGAACTCACTCTCAGATCATGACGAAAAAGAATTAAATGCACGTATTTTAACGACCAACTGGACCCGTGACATTATTAATAAAACGGCAGAAGAAGTTGCCCCACGCCAGTTGGCGAGTATGGCTGCCGAATTCATTAAATCAGTTGCTCCGGAAGGAACGGTAAAAGCTAAAATTGTAAAAGATAAAGATCTTTTAACGGAAGGATGGACGGGAACATATGCCGTTGGTCGTGGTTCAGAACGTACGTCTGCGATGCTGCAATTAGACTACAACCCAACGGGTGATGAAAATACGCCTGTATACGCTTGTCTTGTAGGTAAAGGCATTACGTTTGATTCTGGTGGTTACAGCATTAAACCTTCAGGTGGCATGGCATCAATGAAGGCTGACATGGGCGGAGCTGCGCTTGTTACTGCAGGTCTTGCAATGTCGATTCTTCGTGGTTTAGATAAGCGCGTTAAGCTAATTCTATGTTGTGCTGAAAATATGATTTCAGGCCGAGCTTTAAAACTGGGTGATATCATTACCTATAAAAATGGCAAAACAGTTGAGATTTTGAATACAGATGCAGAAGGACGTTTAGTCTTAGCGGATGGCCTTCAATTTGCTTCTGAGCAAACCCCCGAATTAATTATCGATTGTGCAACGCTAACGGGATCCGCTAAAATGGCGGTTGGTAATGATTTTCATTCATTATTGAGTTTTGATGAAAAGTTAAGCCAGCAAGCATTAATTTCAGCTCAAGAAGAGAACGAAGGTTTATGGCGTTTGCCGTTAATGGAATTTCATCGTGAGATGTTGCCTTCTAATTTTGCTGATTTAGCGAATATTGGTTCTGGAGCCTATTCACCAGGCGCAAGTACGGCCGCGGGTTTTCTTTCTTATTTTGTTGATGATTATAAGAAAGGCTGGTTGCATATGGATTGCTCTGCAACTTACCGAACCGCTCCCTCAGACAAGTGGTCTGCAGGGGCAACGGGTGTCGGTGTAAGAACATTAGCGAACATTCTTACAAAATAA
- the ndk gene encoding nucleoside-diphosphate kinase — translation MTIERTFSIVKPDAVKRNLIGAIYRRIEKTGMQVVAAKMLSLTKEQAQGFYAEHEGKEFFDALVEYMTSGPVMVQVLEGESVITRYRELMGKTNPDEAACGSLRSDYAISMRYNSVHGSDSPESAAREIAYFFVEDEICPRPAE, via the coding sequence ATGACAATAGAACGTACTTTTTCAATTGTAAAACCAGATGCGGTTAAGCGTAATTTAATCGGTGCTATTTACCGTCGTATTGAAAAAACGGGTATGCAAGTTGTAGCCGCTAAAATGCTCTCTCTAACAAAAGAACAGGCTCAAGGTTTTTATGCCGAGCATGAAGGCAAAGAATTTTTTGATGCACTCGTTGAGTACATGACATCAGGCCCTGTTATGGTTCAAGTGCTTGAAGGTGAAAGTGTTATTACTCGCTACCGTGAATTGATGGGAAAAACAAATCCAGATGAAGCGGCCTGTGGTAGCTTGCGTTCTGATTATGCGATCAGCATGCGTTATAACTCTGTGCATGGTTCGGACAGTCCTGAATCAGCCGCTCGTGAGATTGCTTATTTCTTTGTTGAAGATGAAATTTGCCCACGCCCTGCTGAGTAA
- a CDS encoding bifunctional tRNA (adenosine(37)-C2)-methyltransferase TrmG/ribosomal RNA large subunit methyltransferase RlmN, with protein MTTTKTNLLDFDRKGLRAFFSEELGEKAFRADQIMKWMYHFGCDDFDQMNNINKKLREKLKQKCEIRAPYVSEAQHSVDGTIKWAMKVGDQDVETVYIPDGDRATLCVSSQVGCALACTFCSTAQQGFNRNLKVSEIVGQIWRAAREIGLEKETGRRPITNVVMMGMGEPLLNMKNLMPSLDIMLDDLGFGLSKRRVTVSTSGVVSGLEQMIGKVDVALAISLHAPTDKLRSEIMPINDRWNIEAFLACVREYIASSNANRGRVTVEYVLLDHINDDMDHARQLAELLKDTPAKINLIPFNPYPGSPYKKPSNSRIDRFMKTLMEYDFTVTVRRTRGDDIDAACGQLVGDVIDRTKRTQVKQQGEAIPVKLFNLDVLQQGKAE; from the coding sequence ATGACTACAACTAAAACCAATCTACTGGACTTTGATCGTAAAGGACTTCGAGCATTTTTTTCTGAGGAATTAGGAGAGAAAGCCTTCCGAGCAGATCAAATCATGAAGTGGATGTATCACTTTGGTTGTGATGACTTCGATCAAATGAACAACATCAACAAAAAGCTTCGTGAAAAGCTAAAGCAGAAATGTGAAATTCGAGCACCCTACGTATCTGAAGCTCAGCATTCAGTTGATGGCACCATCAAATGGGCGATGAAAGTAGGCGATCAAGATGTTGAGACGGTTTATATCCCTGATGGCGATCGCGCAACCTTATGCGTATCTTCTCAAGTGGGCTGTGCACTTGCTTGTACATTCTGCTCAACAGCACAACAAGGCTTTAACCGTAACCTTAAAGTTTCTGAAATTGTCGGTCAAATTTGGCGTGCCGCTCGTGAAATTGGTTTAGAAAAAGAAACGGGTCGCCGTCCAATTACGAATGTCGTAATGATGGGCATGGGTGAACCATTGCTTAATATGAAAAATCTAATGCCATCATTAGATATCATGCTTGATGATCTAGGTTTTGGTTTGTCTAAACGTCGTGTCACTGTATCTACATCAGGTGTTGTTTCTGGCTTAGAACAAATGATCGGCAAAGTTGATGTCGCTTTAGCTATTTCTCTTCATGCACCTACGGATAAATTGCGCAGTGAGATCATGCCAATTAATGATCGTTGGAATATTGAAGCGTTTTTAGCGTGTGTTCGTGAATACATTGCATCATCAAATGCTAACCGTGGCCGTGTAACGGTAGAGTATGTACTTTTAGATCATATAAATGACGATATGGATCATGCAAGACAACTCGCAGAATTGCTAAAAGATACCCCGGCAAAGATTAATTTGATTCCATTTAACCCATATCCTGGGTCACCATACAAAAAGCCAAGTAATTCACGTATCGATCGATTCATGAAAACATTGATGGAATACGATTTTACGGTAACGGTTCGTAGAACTCGTGGTGATGATATTGATGCCGCTTGTGGTCAATTGGTCGGTGATGTAATCGATAGAACTAAACGCACTCAAGTTAAACAGCAAGGTGAGGCTATCCCTGTAAAACTGTTTAATCTTGATGTATTACAGCAAGGGAAAGCAGAATGA
- the pilW gene encoding type IV pilus biogenesis/stability protein PilW, whose amino-acid sequence MIKWSAAWLAIGLLTSAGCVTVNEADEMTDDEIIRASEARITLGLGYLNAGNMMKARENLELAAQYAPDYYRSQTSLAYYYQQVEENELAEKAYKRALRYSSKNGNVLNDYGVFLCRKGRYEEAQQKFTLAIEQPYYYLVSASYENAAMCALSSGDNVTAKTYFERSLAHDPHRVRSTLQLAKLNIDEGNYSEPRISLFKFNKKYGYKPVSLSLLIELEKKAGNAHLVTKYANILGQKYPDSKEYQTYINHDY is encoded by the coding sequence ATGATAAAATGGAGTGCAGCATGGTTAGCAATTGGATTGTTAACCAGTGCCGGTTGTGTCACGGTTAATGAAGCCGATGAGATGACCGACGATGAGATAATTCGAGCTTCCGAAGCTCGAATTACTCTCGGATTAGGTTACTTAAATGCGGGCAATATGATGAAGGCCCGTGAGAATTTGGAACTGGCTGCACAATATGCTCCTGACTACTACCGCTCTCAAACTTCCCTCGCTTATTATTATCAACAAGTAGAAGAAAATGAATTAGCTGAAAAGGCTTACAAACGAGCATTACGTTATTCATCAAAAAATGGTAATGTATTAAACGACTACGGGGTTTTTCTCTGTAGAAAAGGCCGTTATGAGGAAGCACAGCAAAAGTTTACTCTGGCAATTGAACAACCTTATTACTATTTAGTGTCAGCAAGCTATGAAAATGCAGCGATGTGCGCCCTAAGTAGTGGAGATAACGTAACAGCAAAAACGTATTTTGAGCGTTCACTCGCTCACGATCCCCATCGAGTTCGTTCCACCCTTCAATTGGCTAAATTGAATATTGATGAAGGCAACTATTCAGAACCGAGGATTTCGCTGTTTAAATTTAATAAGAAGTACGGATATAAACCCGTTAGCCTAAGCTTACTCATAGAATTAGAAAAAAAAGCAGGCAATGCACATTTGGTTACTAAATATGCAAACATTTTGGGACAAAAATATCCGGACTCCAAAGAATATCAGACCTATATAAATCATGACTATTGA
- a CDS encoding RodZ domain-containing protein — translation MTIEHTEDNIETIIAPGQLLKNAREASNLTLEDISARLRLRVEVLEQIEADQFDMGKLATFTRGYYRSYAKAVNVPEMAVLNGLDILGKAQIEEHDMQSFSRKTKREKHDNRIMKLTWVIFALILSMSVLWWWQEQAQFETAEATSHVEEINKEEAVIVDELADSSTESAVALDDGIDTLESSDTVAAPLAEITVTDEATDSVETPTVSEQAQEAIITDDVVITFNSDCWLQVKDAANNRLYSGVKKSNQTLKLTGKAPYELVIGAPNAVTLSYKGKPVNLSAYPAGKVARLTLPQ, via the coding sequence ATGACTATTGAACATACAGAAGACAACATTGAAACCATTATCGCTCCAGGGCAGTTGTTAAAAAACGCTCGTGAAGCATCAAATCTAACGTTAGAAGATATTTCAGCGCGCTTACGACTGCGTGTAGAAGTTCTCGAGCAGATAGAAGCTGATCAGTTTGATATGGGAAAACTTGCCACATTTACTCGTGGTTATTATCGCTCATATGCAAAAGCCGTTAATGTTCCAGAAATGGCGGTATTGAATGGGTTGGATATACTGGGTAAAGCGCAAATTGAAGAACACGATATGCAAAGTTTTTCTCGTAAAACAAAAAGAGAAAAACACGATAACCGTATTATGAAGCTAACATGGGTTATTTTTGCGCTTATTCTAAGTATGTCTGTACTGTGGTGGTGGCAAGAACAAGCTCAATTTGAAACCGCAGAGGCAACGTCTCATGTTGAAGAGATAAATAAAGAAGAAGCGGTTATTGTCGATGAGTTAGCTGATAGCTCAACAGAAAGTGCAGTGGCACTTGATGACGGAATTGATACATTAGAGAGTTCTGATACAGTGGCAGCCCCTTTAGCTGAAATAACCGTTACTGATGAAGCGACTGATTCTGTTGAAACGCCGACAGTATCAGAGCAAGCACAAGAAGCAATTATTACTGATGATGTTGTGATTACATTTAATAGTGATTGTTGGCTTCAAGTGAAAGACGCCGCAAACAATCGTTTGTATTCAGGTGTTAAGAAATCAAATCAAACATTAAAACTAACAGGCAAAGCGCCTTATGAGTTGGTGATTGGCGCTCCAAATGCGGTCACATTAAGCTACAAAGGCAAACCTGTTAATTTATCTGCATATCCTGCCGGTAAAGTTGCACGACTAACTTTACCTCAATAA